The proteins below are encoded in one region of Hordeum vulgare subsp. vulgare chromosome 3H, MorexV3_pseudomolecules_assembly, whole genome shotgun sequence:
- the LOC123439518 gene encoding uncharacterized protein LOC123439518 has protein sequence MDAKRKAESLLVITLVVAATTSPVLVASGHEKASPTCLTEYSKLCGKGEKKDATCTAMVDKACNTEATSVTFIEHLFTELAEVGEKKEEVFNLETSGGQDALKESVDKHGGCPGDKTVKDYSTQCGADCDKACMDPTCTDHCYVDCPYMAARFGYIMATPANKKAIEQDMDCFKHCAKEKDSSDNKCRDTCKLISSTPTPASAKSA, from the coding sequence atggatgccaagcgCAAGGCCGAGTCGCTGCTCGTCATCACCCTTGTGGTGGCGGCGACCACATCACCTGTGTTGGTGGCCTCAGGGCATGAGAAGGCTAGTCCCACCTGCCTCACCGAGTACTCCAAGCTCTGTGGCAAGGGCGAAAAAAAGGATGCCACGTGCACCGCCATGGTGGACAAGGCATGCAACACTGAGGCAACCAGCGTCACCTTCATCGAGCACTTGTTCACGGAGCTCGCCGAGGTcggggaaaagaaggaagaagtctTTAATCTAGAAACTTCTGGAGGGCAGGATGCCCTAAAAGAATCCGTCGACAAGCATGGTGGCTGCCCAGGCGACAAGACTGTCAAGGACTATTCTACCCAATGTGGCGCCGACTGCGACAAGGCATGCATGGATCCTACTTGCACCGACCACTGCTACGTCGACTGCCCATACATGGCTGCGAGATTTGGCTACATCATGGCCACCCCCGCCAATAAGAAAGCCATAGAGCAAGACATGGATTGCTTCAAGCATTGCGCAAAGGAAAAGGATAGCTCAGATAACAAGTGTCGCGATACATGCAAGCTGATTTCTTCTACCCCTACACCCGCCTCGGCCAAATCCGCTTGA